A region from the Sorex araneus isolate mSorAra2 chromosome 6, mSorAra2.pri, whole genome shotgun sequence genome encodes:
- the LMO2 gene encoding rhombotin-2 yields the protein MSSAIERKSLDPSEEPVDEVLQIPPSLLTCGGCQQNIGDRYFLKAIDQYWHEDCLSCDLCGCRLGEVGRRLYYKLGRKLCRRDYLRLFGQDGLCASCDKRIRAYEMTMRVKDKVYHLECFKCAACQKHFCVGDRYLLINSDIVCEQDIYEWTKINGMI from the exons GGAGCCGGTGGATGAGGTGCTGCAGATCCCGCCATCCCTGCTGACATGTGGCGGCTGCCAGCAGAACATCGGGGACCGCTACTTCCTGAAAGCCATCGATCAGTACTGGCATGAGGACTGCCTCAGCTGTGACCTCTGCGGGTGCCGCCTGGGTGAGGTGGGGCGGCGCCTCTACTACAAGCTGGGCCGGAAGCTGTGCCGGAGAGACTATCTCAG GCTGTTTGGCCAAGATGGTCTCTGCGCATCCTGTGACAAGCGGATCCGTGCCTATGAGATGACCATGCGGGTGAAAGACAAAGTGTATCACCTGGAATGCTTCAAATGTGCCGCCTGTCAGAAGCATTTCTGTGTGGGCGACCGGTACCTCCTCATCAACTCCGACATCGTGTGCGAGCAGGACATCTACGAGTGGactaagatcaatgggatgatctAG